From the genome of Gemmatimonadota bacterium:
CATCTGGAACGGCAGGAGGGCGATCCCGGCGAGGAACGGGAGGTTGCCGATGCCGAAGATCAGGATGAGCTGCGCCATCGTCCGGTACGTGACGTGCCCGCTCATGATGTGCCCGAGCTCGTGCGCGAGGAGGACGCGCAACTCGTCACGGTTGAGGTGCTCGATCGCCGCCGAGTTGATCACGACGAACGGGTCGCCGAACCCGACGGCACCGGCGTTCAACTGCGGCGTCTGCGTGACGTAGAGCTGGGGCCGCGTGGGCCAGTCGAGGGCCTGGAGCACCTCGGTCCAGAGCGCATCGAGATCCGGGCGCTGGGTCGGGCCGACGCGGACGGCATTCGCCGTGAAGAGGTGCCGGATGCCGCGCTCGCCGAAGACGCTCGCCGCCTTGTTGACGACGGTCTGGAACCCCGGGATGGCGCGCAGGGCATTGAGCGCGGCGCGGTCCGCGGGATGCTCCCACGAGAGGGAGGAGATGTCGGTCAGGATGGTACGGGCCATCGGAGGCTCCTGTGGAGGGTCGTGCTACCTACGGCCGGAGGCGGGCGGGAGTGTCGGCAGCAGCAGGACCGAGGCGGAAGGGGGAAGGAAGAAGGTCCCGTCCCGCCGCTAGAGCCCTTGGAACGCCTGCTCCAGGTCCGCGATCAGGTCCTCGACATCCTCGACGCCGCAGGAGAAGCGGATCAGGCCGTCGGTGATGCCGATCTCGAGGCGACGGGCGGGCTCGACGGAGGCATGCGTCATGCCGGCCGGCTGGCAGACCAGCGACTCGACGCCACCGAGGGACTCGGCGAGCGTGAAGATCCGAACGCGACTCACGACCTTGTTCGCGTTCTCCTTCGACCCGGTCTCGACCGAGACCATCCCGCCGAAGCCGCGCATCTGCCGCTTCGCGAGCTCGTGCTGCGGGTGCGTGGCGAGCCCGGGATAGAAGACGTGGGTCTCGCCCACGCGGTTGGCGAGCCAGCTCGAGATCGCGCGCCCGTTGGCGTCATGCTGCCGCATGCGGAGTGCGAGCGTCTTCGTGCCGCGCAGCGTGAGCCACGAGTCCATCGGCCCGGGGACGGCACCGGCCGAGTTGAGGTTGAACTGGAGTCGCTTGGCGAGCTCGTCGTCGTTCAGGGCGGCGACGCCGCCGATGATGTCCGAGTGCCCGTTCAGGTACTTGGTGCTCGAGTGCCAGACGATGTCGGCGCCGAGCTGGAGCGGGTTCTGGAAGTACGGGGTGGCGAAGGTGTTGTCGACGATCGTGAGTGCGCCATGCCGCCTGGCGATCTCGGCCGCCGCGGCGAGGTCCGTGAGCTGCATCAACGGATTGGTCGGCGTCTCGAGCATCACCGCCCGCGTGTTCGGCCGCAGGGCGTCGGCGATGCGCTGCGGGTCACGCGTGTCGACCCACGAGAACTGCATCCCGAAGTTCTGCAGGATCTTGTCGAAGAGGCGGTAGGTGCCGCCGTAGACGTTCGACCCGACGACGACGTGGTCACCCGAACGGAAGAGCTTCATGATGGAATCGACGCATCCCATCCCGGACGAGAAGGCGAAGCCATGCTGCGCGCCCTCGAGCGCCGCGATGTTCCGCTCGAGGCACTCGCGCGTGGGGTTCTTCCCGCGCGCGTACTCGTACCCCTTGTTGACCCCGAGCGCTTCCTGCGCATAGGTCGAGGTCTGGTAGATCGGCGGCATGATCGCGCCGGAAGTGGGGTCGGGGCGCTGGCCGGCGTGGATCGCGCGGGTGGAGAAGCCGCCGCCGTGCTCGTCGGGGAGGATCTTGGTCATGGGGGGAATCTACGGCAGAAGGGAGAAGGGAGAAGGGAGAAGGGAGAAGGGAGCAGGCGGAAGGGCGTCCCTAGTGCCGCGTGGTGCCGGGATTGAACGTGCGCCAGCTGTGCCAGAACTCCTGGCTCGCGACGAGGGACTCGAGCGTCCCCGTCGGGCCCCTCCCGCTGAACGCGACGGCCGAGCCCCTGGTGCGCAGCGAATCGTCGGCGACGGAGTACCGGGTCGCGGTATCGGGGCGAACGAACGCGAAGAAGCTCGCGCTGTCCGCCGCGACGGCGACGACGATCGGGCGACCGCCGAGGGTGTCGTTGATCGCCCGCTCGCGGAGCAGCCGGTTCCAGTCGTACGCGCGCGTCGCACCACCGACGCGGATACCGACCACCCAGGACTTCTCCTCCCACGAGCGCGGGTCGGTGCCGGTGAGCCGACTGCGGCTCGTGCCGCGCTCGAAGGCGAAGTCCTGCGCGTACTCCGCAGTGAAGGCGGGATCGCCCTGCATGATGCGGCTCGTCGGGTGGAGGGCGAGCCACTGGCGCAACGTCACCTGCCGGCTCGGCAGTTCCTCGAGCGTCGTCCCTCGGAGGGGACCGGTCACCGCCTCGCCGTTGGCCTGCCGCCACCAGCTCCCGGTCGTCTCGTCCTCCAGCATGGCGTTGAAGTGATCCATGCCGACGAGCCGGAAATGCTCGACCTGCCCCGCGAGGCGCGGGTCGAAGACCCGGCCCGTGCGACAGACGGTGCAGTAGGTGACGAGGATCTCGCGTCCGGCGACCGAATCGCGGACCTGGTGGTGGTACCCGATGAACTGCAACGGGTAGGCGCGTGCCTCGCCGTCGACCTCGATGCCCACCACGAGGCGGTCCATCTCCACGCGATTCTCGGCGGCCCCCGCCATCACCACGACGGTCGGCTGCTTGAACATCGCATCGGCGGCCATCACGAAATTGAAAGCGTAGGCCATCGCCGTGACCGCGAGCGCGCCGAGCCCCATCGCGACCCGCGCGACCCGGCCGTGACGCCAGTCCGAGCGCGCGCCGACGACGACGAAGGCCACCGCGAGCCCGCGGACGATCCAGCGCCAGGTGTGGAGCTGGTAGGCGAGCTCCAGACTGCGCATCCGCTGCGCACCCGGGAGCGGCATGATGAACCAGACGTTCGCGGCCTCGAAGACACCGAGGGCCACGAGTCCGATCAGGACGCCGTAACGCACGCTCTCATCTCCTCGAGTGGATGGTGATCCGCGACGGCCGCTTGTAGGCCGAGAGGTGCGCCTCGGCGAAGACCTTCACCTCGGCCTCGCCGACCGTGCCGACGATCTCCACGGCGACCTCGTGCTCGCTCGCGGCATCGGGTACGCCGAAGGCGCGCACCGACTCCACGCCGGGCATCCCCCCGAGCACCCGCTCGACCTCGCGCGGGTAGACGTTGAACCCGTTGCGGGTGAACATCGGCTTGAGCAGTCCGCGGAACTCGAAGGTCCCGTCCGCGCGCGCTCGGCCGAGATCCCCCGTGCGCAGCCAGCCGTCTCGCATGGCGAGTCCGTCCGCGCCGCCCGAGACATAGCCGCGGAAGACGGTCTCCCCCGCGATGCAGAGCTCCCCCTCATCGCCCACCGGGAGGGTGGCGCCGGTATCGGGATCGCGGACGCTCACCTGCACGCCGGGGAAGGGGAGCCCGAGCGTCCCGCGCGCGTTGGGTCGGTCGATGCGATTGAAGAGCGCGACCGGCGAGGCTTCGGTCAGGCCGTATCCCTGGCGCAGCTCCACGCCGGTGACCTCGGTCCAGCGCGCCTGCAACGCGGGATCGAGGGGCGCCCCGCCGCAGATGGAGAGCGTCAGGCTCGGCATCGCGATGCCGCCGCGGCGCTCGATGGCCGTGAGCATCGCCGAGAAGATCGCCGGGACGCCGACGATCGCGGTGATCCCGTCGGTGACGATGCGGTCCACCGCGGTGATGGGATTGAAGCGCGCCATCGTCGAGACGCGCGCCCCGGCGAGCAGTGGCGCGATGCCGGAGACCGTGAGGCCGAAGAGGTGCGAGAAGGGCAGCACCGCGAGGAGGTGCGACCCCGGGGTGAAGGCCGCCGCCTGCACCGCCGCGCGCGCGTTGGTGATGAGGTTGCGGTGCGTGAGGATCGCGCCGAGCGCGCGACCGGCCATGCCGGAGGTATAGACGATGGCGCACTCCTCGTCGCGACCGGGCGCTTCGGCGTCACCCTCGACCTCGAGGCCGAAGTGCGAACCGAGGTCGATGCGCGTGGCCGTGCCGTCGGGTGCGACGACAGTGGCGGTGGCCGGCGCGTCGTCGAGCAGTACCGTGACCATCCCCGGCGGGACGCGCGACGCGAAGGCGGAGAGCGTGAGGATCGCGCCAACCGCCGCGTCCGCGCATTGGTCAGCGATCTCGCTCGGCGCCGCGAGGGGATTGACGAGCACCGCTCCCCGGCCGTCCGACGCCGCGAGCGCGACGAGGAACTGAGGCGACGTGGGAAGGAGGATCCCGGCGCGCCTGCCCGCGAGCGCGCGCACGAGCACGGGGCTCCGCTGGAGCAGCGTGAAGCCGGCGGCGACGAGACTCGTGGCCGATCGACCGTCGATCGACCCGCCGCCGGCGGCCGCGCGAAGGGTGAGGAGATCCACGCGAGGGAGGCTGAAGGATGTCCCCGAAACATAAACGTGACGTGGCGCACACATCCGGGGTCCTCTTGCTGCGGGTCGCGCGCCACGCCTTGAACCCGTCGTCACACCCTCTAGCTTCCGCGCATGACAGACCCCCGCCTCATGATCAGCGTCTCCGGTATCCGGGGACGCGTCGGCTTCGGGCTCACGCCCGAGGTCGTCGCTCGTTACGCCGCCGCGTTCGGGGCCTGGGCCATCGCCAAGGGAGG
Proteins encoded in this window:
- a CDS encoding AMP-binding protein, encoding MDLLTLRAAAGGGSIDGRSATSLVAAGFTLLQRSPVLVRALAGRRAGILLPTSPQFLVALAASDGRGAVLVNPLAAPSEIADQCADAAVGAILTLSAFASRVPPGMVTVLLDDAPATATVVAPDGTATRIDLGSHFGLEVEGDAEAPGRDEECAIVYTSGMAGRALGAILTHRNLITNARAAVQAAAFTPGSHLLAVLPFSHLFGLTVSGIAPLLAGARVSTMARFNPITAVDRIVTDGITAIVGVPAIFSAMLTAIERRGGIAMPSLTLSICGGAPLDPALQARWTEVTGVELRQGYGLTEASPVALFNRIDRPNARGTLGLPFPGVQVSVRDPDTGATLPVGDEGELCIAGETVFRGYVSGGADGLAMRDGWLRTGDLGRARADGTFEFRGLLKPMFTRNGFNVYPREVERVLGGMPGVESVRAFGVPDAASEHEVAVEIVGTVGEAEVKVFAEAHLSAYKRPSRITIHSRR
- a CDS encoding M48 family metallopeptidase, with the translated sequence MARTILTDISSLSWEHPADRAALNALRAIPGFQTVVNKAASVFGERGIRHLFTANAVRVGPTQRPDLDALWTEVLQALDWPTRPQLYVTQTPQLNAGAVGFGDPFVVINSAAIEHLNRDELRVLLAHELGHIMSGHVTYRTMAQLILIFGIGNLPFLAGIALLPFQMALLEWYRKSELSCDRASLLGVQDPDVVLTTFMKLAGGREFGDRLDLAAFKEQAKEYETDGSAWDTLLKALNTAFQAHPFFTVRAGELQRWVESGAYARALAGDYKRRADVKPGENLGADMKEASTYYADQAKAAASKVTDSLGRARSAFTDAFKGGAR
- a CDS encoding cystathionine gamma-synthase gives rise to the protein MTKILPDEHGGGFSTRAIHAGQRPDPTSGAIMPPIYQTSTYAQEALGVNKGYEYARGKNPTRECLERNIAALEGAQHGFAFSSGMGCVDSIMKLFRSGDHVVVGSNVYGGTYRLFDKILQNFGMQFSWVDTRDPQRIADALRPNTRAVMLETPTNPLMQLTDLAAAAEIARRHGALTIVDNTFATPYFQNPLQLGADIVWHSSTKYLNGHSDIIGGVAALNDDELAKRLQFNLNSAGAVPGPMDSWLTLRGTKTLALRMRQHDANGRAISSWLANRVGETHVFYPGLATHPQHELAKRQMRGFGGMVSVETGSKENANKVVSRVRIFTLAESLGGVESLVCQPAGMTHASVEPARRLEIGITDGLIRFSCGVEDVEDLIADLEQAFQGL
- a CDS encoding DUF3179 domain-containing protein, producing MPLPGAQRMRSLELAYQLHTWRWIVRGLAVAFVVVGARSDWRHGRVARVAMGLGALAVTAMAYAFNFVMAADAMFKQPTVVVMAGAAENRVEMDRLVVGIEVDGEARAYPLQFIGYHHQVRDSVAGREILVTYCTVCRTGRVFDPRLAGQVEHFRLVGMDHFNAMLEDETTGSWWRQANGEAVTGPLRGTTLEELPSRQVTLRQWLALHPTSRIMQGDPAFTAEYAQDFAFERGTSRSRLTGTDPRSWEEKSWVVGIRVGGATRAYDWNRLLRERAINDTLGGRPIVVAVAADSASFFAFVRPDTATRYSVADDSLRTRGSAVAFSGRGPTGTLESLVASQEFWHSWRTFNPGTTRH